GTGAAGACTCAGGCACACCCATGTACGTCACAAGAGAACAAAACATTTCCTTCAATTCAGCAGTGAAAGCAAAGAGCTGAATGTTAATATAATAACTCATCACTTCTCCAACTCATAAACTGTCTCtaagaaatacaaacactgaCGTCAAAGAGCTGAGAGTCACATTTCCGATGAATATTACGATTCTGATTTGCTGGCTGCCTAATCCACTGAATAAGCACAAGGCGCCAATAAGAAACTGGAGAACACAGACGCATAGAAACTGAGTCATTATATTACATATATTCTGCTCAGCAGAGATGTCTGATAAGCAGAAATTTGCTACCACTACTTATCAAAATACCTGTTGTGTCCTATCTCAATCTTTCTCAACCTTCTCACCTTCTGTGTAAATGGCTGCTGTTATTCACCTGATTTCTCAATCAGTTTGAAGTGGTTGGCATTTTGTAAACagaaaacatgccttttaaacctgctgacaggcttttgaggttcagaggctTAAATAAGGACAGCTTGCCTGGCTCTATTCAAAGTTAGGCAATAAAGTCTCAACAACATCCTTAAAGTTCACTTGCCAGATGTTAAAACCACAATGACTGAACTCAAACTTGTGCTCACCAACCGAACCTCGCAACTTGCAATGTAGCTACATGCAAGAGAAGAACAAGGCTAACTATAACCCGACTCCAATCCAAACACATAAGTGATACTGATCCCATCACatcaaacaagtatatttaccAGCATGCTAGTTTTTAGTTTTAGAATATCTTTATCTGCTTCAACACCCCAGCATCAGATGGCGTGTTAAAATCTGTTTAATTTTCAACTGTGACACCAGTAACATGTTTGAGtaataatgactttatttaaCCTCAGGTTAATACATGCAAATggtcacattaaaattaaacatttgctacatttgatattttttaccATATGCACTGACAGCTAATTTGCCACAGTTAATAATACTACTCCAAATGTGGATGTATCACTTGTTGAAATTGTtaataaatgcagtttaataTTGAATATAATGGATATAAGGAATTAAAGTGCTTTAAGAGAATACATATTTAAGGTTAAATAGTTCCTCTGTGTGCATAACACTGTGTCAATGTCACGTACCATACTTTAAAAACAGGCAATTCATAACCATTCCCTGTAACGTGAACAATGAGAATTTATAAACAGATATGTGCAAGTGGAAGCCTAGTAAATGAGGTGTGAATCATCGTCCTGGGTTTTGCAGTTTCACTCTTCTTTCCTGGGCTTTTCATAACCACAATCCCTCCCGTAACAATCAAAACCGCCACATCCAACAGCAGATTAATGGGAGACTTCCTCTGCACTGCTTCACAGTGGTAATTCATCTTAATTGTGATACATTCCTCTTGGCTGCGTTCCCAGCTTGCCAGATGCTCCACGTCTGTTTGACAAATAAATCCCTTTCAATGTCTTCAAAGCTTTGAGTTCTGGGTATTGAGAGCCTGCAGTCGGAGCGCTATACAGGTCAGAAATCCAACACAAGCTGGACAACATCTGCCTACGTTTGGTTCTCCATCAAAAACAGGATTTGCATTGTTCTGTTCAAGCTGCTGGTTCATGTGAAAATGCTCCTCTGGTTGGCCACCAGGGCCGTTTGGCTCTCCCGTCgcctctccttcttcctctccagtCTGACCTTCCAGCAGACGACGCTGGACGCCAGCAGCACCAGTCCGGCCGAGAGGAGCACCAGACCGAAGTAGGAGATGGTGGATCCGTGTGAGTTGAAGCTGTAAGCGACGGCGGTGACCACGATGCCGGCGATGAGCACCACCACGCCGAACGGGACGGTGCAGCGATAGCAGGAGAGCTCTGCTCCGCCGGTGGCTGCGGTCAGCTGGACTTCATTAACCAGAGGGATGTTTACTGTCGTCATGGCGGCTGCGGGGTGCTCCGAGTTGTTGGCCTTCTCTGGGGTCGCTGGCGTTCTCATGGCGTCCTTATTAGCTTCTTCTGGCATTGCAGGatccagcagctcctctgttAACCAACCACAGATGGTTCCTTGTTATTCTTCTTTGCCAGTCTGTTCCACGTCAGGGTCTCCCAGTCTGTGGAGGAAGGCATCACTCATTAAAAGACCCAGTCAAACTTGTTGTTCAACACTGAACAAAGCAGCAGAATTCGAAAAACAGAACTTGGCGGATGGGTTTTGTTACCATTCAACACCACATTTCACAATTCACCACCACTTTGGGGCCACCACACGCTGCTTTAATAAACCCATGTAACCTCTTTGCACAATCTCGGCCGCCTCCTGACCCAGTCAGAGGAGAATGACGCAGGAACACTCAGCCCAGCACGAGCTGAGACATTCCCTGGAGTGCGCAGGATATGACATTACAAACTGCTGTGTGAAATGCAAGGAGCTTCGAAATCACTAGCAATTTCACAACCAGTCGTTCTTACCCCCCACATCTGCTGCGGAGAAAAGCTGTGATTCAGATGTTGAGTGATAATAAATGGGAAGCACTTACACTTCATGACTTCCAGATGTTTAAATTTgtaattatttcatgtttttattgcaaGAACAGAAATTCTCACTTGTAGAAATGTAGCGAGACAGGCTGTAGATCAGTGGTGCCATATCTAAGGGTCAGGGCCCTGCCAAGGGGTCACTGCTATAGCAAAGAGGTCTTGTCCTCAGTATTCGGAGGTTTGAGTGAACTGGATGGAGTTTACATTCTACATATAAACATTACACATGTTGAGTTTTTAAATTGGCTGATTCCAGTATTTTTGGGCTCGATATGTTGAAACTTTCAATCCTTGGAACCCCTAAATCAATTGGCAAGTTTGAAaatcattttatctttttaaaaattgtcaaaataacACCAACTATCAGAGCCAtatactttaaaaacagaaagaataatcACATTTTCAATGTTCGGACAGTCCGTGAACTAATCTGTAACATGTAAGATGCCCTTCCATCAGAAAACTTCCAAAAGTTAAGCTTACAATTGCAGTTTAATGTACATATCGTTTTCTCACAAAATGAGTCTACTTTTCCCTTTTAAGCAACTGGCTTTCCCTTACCATACTCTGTAAAAAACttggtacgtgtccacaggatccgttTTTCTcgcatgtaaacacacatacCTGAAAATTGCCTGCTTGGTGGGGTTCAGTTCGGTACATTTGCCGGACCaacgcaaactttctcttttattatgaaaacagcttagcaaaaagtatttctgaaaacatttcaggtgagaaataagctgtgcagttgctgaatctgtccttgttttcgTTCAGCGacagctagtttagacgtttcgCAAAGCGCTGGACCTCCACCACACCAAATTTGCacaaagtagaagtcaagtctacttcaTGCAGATGTGCTGCAGGCAGCTCCAGGGagacacaccggatcgcagctcgAAACGTGCCCCAACGGAACCTGCATGCAACGCAGTgggtttcacatagacaatgaatgggatgcgtGAAACTGGCGGATTCTGTGGACACGTATTCTGCACCCTTTGGTGCAACTGTCAAGTCATTCGTGACTAATCTGCAACTGACAGTCACCTGACAAAcattcagggacttttcggctgagttgcaggctgtgtttacacagagcagataagagaTAAATGTGGAAAAGTATCTTTAGTATTTACAGTTAACATTTGTTTCCTGGCCAACCTGTCACATGTAGACATTTCTTGCCTGAAAAAATCATAGATTGTACATAAAAGATGGAGGTCACTGTGATCACCCATTGGTTTGCGGATTGTGGCTTTGAATTCTCAAGTTTGACATTTGGTCTTGGTGcatcttggtcttttgaaatAGTTTTGCCATAATTCACTAAATGAACATCATGATGTATGGAAGAAGACTTGAAAATAGAGACTGAGACCACAAACttgttaggaaaatgtttactgaggtaacaaatcaagcgAGAAGGCTTGTTTTCTCATTCACTTCTATGCAATCTGACTTCtgttgcaaccagaggagtcgtcccctgctggctgttagacagaatgcaggtttaaagcaTGTCCAGGTTGGACACTTTTCAGAATTGACGGCTACGTCAATCTTTTACAATCTATGATTAACATGCTAGGAAACAAGTGCTCTAAACTGTGAAACCTCatagttggaaaaaaaagctttaaaactgtaaaacctcCAATTGCAAtcaattttactgattttaatgCAGAAACAGTGTAATAGTATCCACAACATTTGCATCCATCGACAGCTTCTCCCCCTTCAGGTGTGTTTCTATTCACTGTGCAGTTTAGTTGATTATTGTCTTGGGGAAGAATCTGACGCATTGAAATATACTTAAAACTCTTTGCTTTTCTGGAAACAAAGATGCACATTTAAATCATATAACAGCAAAGAAACCAgcaaatatttatgtttaagagactgaaaacaggtgatctgacctttttttttttttttttttttagaaacttttttttttttgttaatctaCCAATATATTAGCTATCTAGAGCTGAAGTGATTAGTAGAAAGAAGCATCAGGACAGGCTGGGAAacgtttttaaagaaaacagggttttaggtggaaaaaaactCTAAGATGAGAGGGCATTAAACTTCAAAACAGCGAGAAAATCTTTAATTGAAGCTTCCATAGTCTAAATTAGGCTGTTAAATGTGCTGAAGATAAAGACTTGTGTACTGGTTTCTGTAACTAAAGATCaggtaattaaaaaaataatctgaacAAACTCTCTTTAAACTACAGCAACAAATAGTTAGAGTCAGACCTGACTTCAGCTGGTAAAAGCAGAATAAGTTGTGCCTAAATGCAGTCTACTAAATCTACTTGTTGATCTCTACAAAGGTCCGAACAGGCAGAAGAAAGGTTCGTTACCTCACAGCTGCTCTCCATGTCGCTCAGTGTCCACAGTGTCCCTCTGCTGCAGGGAACCTAGTCTGAGTGACCCGCTGGTCAAATATTCCCTCTAATTAACActcaatgttgtttttctttgttgagCGTTGAAGCAGACAGCAAACAGCTTCTCTCTCCAGTCTGGAATCTGACTCCCATTCATGAAACCAGCCCTCAGTTTAACAGCTCTTTGCCATCCCCATTGAGAACGGTTGGTTCAAGTATCGATGACTGATGTGAAGCTCGATACGATCAGGGAAACACACTGATCCGGTGGAATGTTTCAAATTAAAACACTTGTTTATCGGATAAATTGGTTGCAGAGATTTAGCTCATTGAaggcatttattttgaaataaaaattatagtTTCCGttgctcttttttatttatcttgaCAGTTTAAAATTGGCTATGTGGAAGGATAAAGCATGAGTCTTGCACAGTATAGGCTTTAGCCTGCAATATTTGTAAATACATCATGTTATGATTCCCCCCCACAAAAAATACCTAAACAGCTCAGCTGTCGATTAAACTCAATATCTgcaaacatcagaaaaaaaattgacaaattttctctcaaaaaatttaattgcTCAGGAGGCTTACAGGTCCAGCCATCAATGttgtgtaaaataaacacagactgtaaaaacattttaattatttcctcCCTTCTGTTGAGGTTCTTGTTTCCTGTCTACAATTCTGcactttcatttagcagacgctttcattcaaagcgacgtacatctcagagtagatacaacacaagcaaggatctagtcaggaggaaacaacttggataagtgccataaaacaagttcaagtgtcaTAATAGAGctgtggtgtctacaggcagtgcagatgcaacaggatttttaatttttttattttttttttaaaaccctgCCTTGTTACATGTATAAATAGTGGGAACAGAGCACCCAGTCAGTGGACTCACACGGGTAGACTTGCAGGTCTTGGCCCAATTCAGTTAATACAATGAGGGCTGACACAAGAGGCTGACGCTTCCACTGAAGTAGCAGCGTTGCCTGTGTGTTTAATACCAGGAAGTATTATGGCTGAACCTGACCCGTTCAGATTTTCAGGCAGGTAACAATAGAAGGAACCACCCATGTATTGAAACTCAGAGAGTGAAACCAGGAAGTGCTCTGCACTAAGAAAGTCTGACTACTGCCTGACGACAAGTCCAAATCAAACTCAAAAACCAAACTTCCAAAAACACTTACTAACTAAATGCTATCTCCTATCTCTATGTTGCACAGCACTGATTTTCTTAGACCATGAAATGTAGTATGGGGTCTTGGTTTGTCTTCTCCTTTCACAATCACAATGagacattttcagtgtaatcGTCATCTATTCACTGGAGATGACATAAGATAAgaaaagatgagataagatgcaACTTAATCAAACCTGAAAGATTGTGTCAGATGTTCCTAAAACTCTAGAATAGTAGGAAGAAATACCAGCGATGTTATTGAGGTCAAAGAGCAATATTGCACATGATAGTGAAATGTTGCAGTTGAAGTGAAATACTGCACGTGTACAACATTTCATTATGTTGTGCAACACTGTTACTTGATAGATGCACTCATTACCAAGCTTACAGCTTTCCTTTCTATTTTTATATCAGATCAGTCATGCAAGATACATTTCAGAGTAAGGATTTGACGATAGTGATTTAATTCATATATAATCCTGACTGTTATTGGAGAGACTAATGATGCATTTTTATACTTCCTCTATACAAACCAAACTATGTGGCTGCAGTTTGTTCTACTCAGTAAAGACTTGCAATGATGTTTCCCATAGTGTGTGCATAACTCTAAAGTAGTCGTTAAAGTAGTGGCTGTATATTATGCAGCAGTATATGAAGCACACAACTGAAATCCTTGTATGGGTGCATATATAAAAGAATATATTGCATAGACAGATCAGGTTGTAGGCTAAAGACTCACCAGAAAGTCCTAAAGAAACAAATGCAGTCTTTTAAGATAAGAAAGTCTGTTCATTTGTGTTTAACTTAATTATAGTTGCTAAGTAACAGAGACTCAGTCTTCTATTTAATCTGACTGAATCCACTTCATTTATTTgtactttcatttatttttacctttgtTTTTCCAAGTCTTTGGtttaacattttgtattgtatttctcACTGAGCCTTTTCCTAATTCAGTGGTTTCACCTCTACTGTTACTGTTACTAATGATGCTCATCAATGCAGAGTGTTTTGGCACTCTGCAGCTCCACCAGCTTTGCAATGGCTGTACAAGAGTCTTTGTGAGGTCCAGTTGCTTCACTATCTTAAATGGCTTATATGGTCATCAGTCTTGCTCTTGGAAGTCACCATACTCTCATAGATGCATTATCCTTTTGCACAATAAAACCTATATTTTAACCAAGCAGCAACTTCTGGTGCTGAAAAATAAGGCCAGCACGGagtgcagttccttgaatggccaTTTGAGGCTGCCTTCAAAAGCGAATCACTCCCAACAGTGAACAAATTTCTGTTTGTGAAATGCATATTTTGTGTTACTGTGGACATTGTTTATATGTTTGGTCagtatttttggtttttgaGCAATACTTTCTTCTGATTTATGACATATCATCTGTATTTGAACAAAActgggaaatctgtaaaaaaaaaaaacagttaaaaaaattactCAGCATTTTTCAATCCATACTAGACAGAATTTTACCTTCAAATAATGGAAAGTGTCGGTAGAATCATGATGTTTTTGCTTAATTAACTACAGTAATCCAGtgcaattttatggtcacagaTTGTACAAAGATAAACTgctctgtaaaattacagatttttgatataTAATTGTTCTTTCACATGATGACAAATATTTGGAAGATAGCAAATAGTTTTGCTGATTGggatagatttttaaaaattgtgtaattttatggtgaaatgttgtggaaaaaatattgttGGTGAAGATGAGTACATTATGTAAagctttggcctgttttttgtttgtatagttagcatgcaaataaatatttttctccGTCTGTggttttactatttattatctgcaatttaacaaaacagggagactgtaaaaaaaaacagtatttttttgaagCATTAACAAATAGAATTCCTGATATTCAGTTATTTATGTGCCAGCCCTATGATAGATCTCTGGAGTCGACCTTGACTGGTATAAATGTTAATTCCCATCAGCACAGTGAGCGTATGTGAGTCTGaggttcttttattttgaatgcaGAGACTGTTGCTGCTCCGGCTGCTTGACAGACGGCCTGAATGTCAGAGGACCGAGCCGTCATGTCGCTGATGTTCACGGATGAGGACTTCCAGGACGCCTGGAAGGAGCTGGACGAGCCGCAGCTGGACGGAGGATGGGAGCTCTTCACCGAGACGATGGGAGTCAAAATCTACCGGCTCTACGACAAGGTGGGAAATCTGAGAGAAAGTGCAGCTTCCGCGACAGGAAAGCTGCTCCACACTGACGGATGGAGGAGTTTGAATGGGCTCCAGCTTCCTCTGTCTGCCTGCAGCATCGCTTTCTATCACTGGCATACTCTCATATCCTCCCAAAACGTTGAACCGTTGTCTTATTTTGCATAATATATTTATTAGCAGCAAACATCGGGTGTCTGCTGTGATTTCCTAGCGGTCAGTCTGGGAAATATCCGGAAACCGAGCGACAGTGAGCAGTTTTTTCCTCACTGGTAAACCTGCTGTACCGGTTGAACCAAACTCCATTCACAAACCTGTCGGTTTAATGTTGCATCACCCTGTAGCTCATATTCACACATTAAAGTGGTGATGAAATATACTGATTAGCTCAGAAAGACCCACTCTTCAATCCGGCATACACCCCTAGGAAAATATCGCTAAACATAAAAATTATCTTGACATATTCTCTTGtattactgtaaataatgtacGTTTTCTAACGGTTTGTAgctgtattatttttttgaataatttacagttatttgacagattttccttgttatGTTAAGTTACAGGTAGtaactggcaaaaaaaacaacaacatgttaactgtaaaacaaaacaaaccaaacaaacaaacaaaaaaaacaggccacagctgtaaaaatatccatatccaaagtctgtattttttataaatcGTAATCCATTCTTTTAGTGTTTGAtcataaaatgacactattttttaaattgtatttcatCAGCTATATTTCAGctaaaagtgttatttttcagatatttgctgtgatttgaaataaaattatatattaaGGACCGaaaaaactgtgatttaaaaaaactgtttttctacaGATTCTCCCTGTTTTTGTAAGTTACAGATAATAATtcctaaaatcacagaataaaagtgttaatttacatgttgactgtaaaaaaaaaaaaaaaaaaacagcgtaAAAATTACATAGGTTTACTGTTAATTAATTGActtaaaatatgattatttaataaataaaagtttcacGAATTTGGCAGCCTTTCAGACAACATTAAAGGTTTACCTAAAATGTCTAACACCGTATTTCATCACTAAAATGTAGAAAGCACTGAGAATCTGTTGCTCTGTGctgtaagttttttttcccagaagcTAACTGAGCATCATCATTTAAgctcttcagagacaaaaaagattATGTGAAGTTTCACACATGTTGAAAGCCCTCCATATTTTAGCAATGTGTTGGAAAAATATGACTCcagttttgatattttagagaCAGCTCAGTGGAAGTAGCTCCTGCTTTGCTGGCAACAAACGTTCAtcttaaatgaataattttagCTTGTGAATTTCACGCACATTCAATAtgatcaccaaaatcattggatAATATTTTCACATCCGTCCAAAATCATTGTTTAGGCTTGACAACGTTAAACAGCTGTTTGTGTGAATGGAGTTTGTTAAGACTTGAATTTACACGCATGTAACTGATtttaagtgtaatttttttagatttattgcATGAACCATTTAAAATTCTGACTTTTATCTGAACCTTTAAGTCAAGTCCAACACAGAGGGTGTCATGCCTACTGGCTCTAATCAGAGTTATGTGGTTTGGGATTAGTTACACACTGTGGGTGTGGCCTGCAGTTGGAAGACACAACTTTCATGTGCTGTTTGCAGGAAACTGGACTTTATGAGTACAAAGTCTTTGGTGTGCTCGCCACCTGCACTCCAGAGCTGTGTGCAGATGTCTACATGGACCTGACGTATCGGAAACACTGGGATGAATATGTGaaaggtaaaaacaaaagaGCTCAACCCAGTAAGGCAAAGTTCACACTCCTTTTCTTTTGCCATCCAATCCAATGTGTCCTTGTCTCTCTACTGTCAAAGAATCATAATTTATGTTATGTTTTTCTACATTCACTTCTAAtaaattacttcttttttttaacataatgcTCTGTATATATCATGCTAATTTTCTTATCCTTGTTTTCATGCACATCTACAGTAACCAGCAGGTAACATGTTGAAGTTCCAGTCTGTAGTCAAATACCTGAAATAATCCACATATACTAGATTAaatttttgtggtagtttaaCTAGCTTTTTCCCTCCGTTGTAGTGCGATTTTTGAAGTAGTTGTGTGTTCTGTGATGGTAGCAGAGCTGCTTTAATGTCTCCTTTACAGTAAATATGTATGAGTTTTACTGTATCATATTTGTCCCCTATCCAGCTGGTTTTATGACAGTTGTTTAAAGTCAATGCTGCTGAACACTGATGACAACAGTCTTTGCTGGGAGCAATTAGttaaagtgcaaaaacaatatCGGACATGGATATGGGAGCCagaaataaattacagataataactaataaaaccacagaaaaaagtTCTAATTTGAGcatgaaattacacagtttttactgtatttaaatcagcaaaaacaacatatttaaagaGATATTTGCAGTTGTCTtcacaattttcagtttttgaacatttcatgttttttatgtatttttttcatggcaagttttatttttaattatttacaatgtGCTCTCCCCACTGTGCAGCTCAACAGTTGACATTTGGGTGTGTTAATTGAGCGCACAAGAGTAAAAGTAGCAGAAAAGCTAAATCAAGATGTCAGCAGTCATGAggcagataaaaataaagaataggAATAAGATGCTCGTCAGTGTTCTCTTGCCCTTTTCTTACAGATCGGGCAACCACTACTGCAATGAGCCATGGTCCCGTGGTTGTTACAATATGTTGTTTGCTAGTAGCACAATAGCAAGACACTAAACTGATTCTGAAGCCATGTTCTAAATCAACCCATTGTTTACTCATTCCCTGTATACTAGACACTCAATAGGTGAGTCACAGtgagcagttttgtgtcttcagCATCAGTTGCTGAGTCACCTAATGGTCATTATGGACTCTGGAAATGTTAGGAGTTAGTGTACCAGCCATGGACAAGGCCTCAGCAAATAATCAAGTTAGAATCAAAATtgaatttgaaacaatgcaattaggAAAATGGCAGTAGCTTCAATTTAGAATATACGTCATGCATCAAGTCTTACCCAGGACTGAAAATGTCATGTCAGTAGTTTTCATGCTTTCTTATCATCTTATGTGGTAGTGCTCCATTATATGCTTCAAATCTATCACACAGTGAATACTGAGCTAAAATTCATTGCAATTACATATTTTACGCTTATCCGTGAGCCCTACAATggatgaagcttttttttttccattttgatatttttgaattCGTTATATAGTTTATAAATTTACACACAAAGAATGCTGGACACTAAATCTAGTTCACAACACAGTAAAAGGAAACTTATTTCAGATACGTCTTTGATCtaaatgacactgaaaagaTAAATTGAAGAAATAACCTTTTTCTTAATGGAtactaatttaaaatgaaaataaagttgaGGATCTTCAGGTCTTTAACAGGGGAGTAACTGCAGTTCTTGTGACCTCAGCCAATTGCGGTGCCAAATGAGCTTTACtctgcacaaacaaacatagTGTTGGAAGGAGAAATGTTCTGATAGTAAGATTACAGATTTTAATTCACTGAGCTGAAACACAACATGTCTGGTTCGCTTagatttgtgtgtgagagacctACAGCTTGGgaagttttaaaacattttccttttacttcctGCATGTACAGTTTGTTAGATACATAACTGTACTAATGTCTTTTCAAGTGTAGCCTACTGAAGATGGacaattatttatttcaaaatctTTTCCTTCCAAGTATGTCATGTATCCACTCATTTGCAGCTGATGCTTATTGCTTTGAAtctaacatttttgtcatttttcagagcTGCATGAGAAAGACTTTGATGGACAATCAGCAATATACTGGGAAGTGAAATACCCATTTCCTCTGTCAAACAGAGATGTATCCTTCTGGCTCACAGAAACGCTGGACAggtattttttcctctctctgaaCTTCAGATATGGTTTATAGAGCTGAAAACAGGGTTTGTTCCCTAACAGCTCAAACCTCAGTATGTGTATGTGAGGGAACGCAGAGACCTGGATGTGGATGGCAGGAAGATCTGGGTGATCCTGGCCAGGAGCTCACCACAGACGGCATGTGCAGAAAAGAGCAGCGTGCTGAGGGTCAGAGATTATAAGCAGAGCGTTGCCATGGAGAGCGACGGATCCTCTGGAACTAAAGGTAACACAAGATGAGGGAATACAATGATACAGCTGCCACTTCGTTTGAATAAAATGGTGCTAAATTGAATGTAAAGTGATTAACAGTTCATTTTAATTATCTGAAAGCAGCTTGACagacaattaattgtcaactaAGTACATAATGGATTAATCCTTGAAGCCATTTGTGGAGCACAAAATGTGGAGCATTGTGGGCTTCCAGCTTTGGAGCTTCTTACATCACAAAACACTGAATACATTTAAGTCA
This portion of the Amphiprion ocellaris isolate individual 3 ecotype Okinawa chromosome 19, ASM2253959v1, whole genome shotgun sequence genome encodes:
- the tmem100a gene encoding transmembrane protein 100, with translation MPEEANKDAMRTPATPEKANNSEHPAAAMTTVNIPLVNEVQLTAATGGAELSCYRCTVPFGVVVLIAGIVVTAVAYSFNSHGSTISYFGLVLLSAGLVLLASSVVCWKVRLERKKERRRESQTALVANQRSIFT
- the pctp gene encoding phosphatidylcholine transfer protein, whose amino-acid sequence is MSEDRAVMSLMFTDEDFQDAWKELDEPQLDGGWELFTETMGVKIYRLYDKETGLYEYKVFGVLATCTPELCADVYMDLTYRKHWDEYVKELHEKDFDGQSAIYWEVKYPFPLSNRDYVYVRERRDLDVDGRKIWVILARSSPQTACAEKSSVLRVRDYKQSVAMESDGSSGTKVFMNYFDNPGGMIPTWLVNWAAKSGVPAFLTNMQKACSNYANYCQKK